A region of Lichenibacterium dinghuense DNA encodes the following proteins:
- a CDS encoding cupin domain-containing protein, translated as MQKDRSAGRSEHQIRQTAHIGISTFWRMPFFASDGKVAACEAEADMDEGRRQVLGGLILGAGAFASTASRASDGDGHAAGFDVDRSATFLRTIPRKPGAGQAFTASLDTGPIKATSGGWARDLTTAQLPIATGIAGAHLFLNPGGVREMHWHSSAEWAYVIAGRCQVTIVDQAGLTEIINFGPGDTWSFPAGHAHAIQALGASPCHAILTFDDGRYGEHGTFGLTDFLSRLDASMLRTTIGVPDTVRQRLPEGETYIMQGPVVPIDGDQAKAERQLDAKRSHRFGLSASKPLIDTEAGSLRVAPASAFPISSTMTGFVQILQPGAIHGPHWHPNGNEWQFLLKGRTRVTIFEAEKRMATAELAPGDCAYLPRAMGHIVQNIGSEPCHFVGVHDAADYAECSLSQWLSSVPTHLIAANLGLTESEVASLPRQPIVLAGG; from the coding sequence ATGCAAAAGGACCGATCGGCCGGCCGGTCCGAGCACCAGATCCGTCAGACCGCTCACATCGGGATCTCAACCTTTTGGAGGATGCCGTTCTTCGCGTCGGATGGGAAGGTCGCTGCCTGTGAGGCGGAGGCCGACATGGATGAGGGTCGCAGGCAGGTTCTGGGTGGTTTGATCCTCGGGGCTGGTGCATTCGCCTCGACGGCGTCGAGAGCCTCGGACGGAGACGGGCATGCTGCCGGCTTCGATGTCGACAGGTCCGCTACCTTCCTCCGAACCATTCCGCGCAAGCCGGGAGCCGGGCAGGCCTTCACGGCATCCCTCGACACTGGCCCCATCAAGGCAACCTCGGGGGGCTGGGCCCGTGACCTCACGACGGCCCAGCTTCCCATCGCGACGGGCATCGCCGGCGCTCACCTGTTCCTCAACCCGGGCGGGGTGCGGGAGATGCACTGGCACTCCTCCGCCGAGTGGGCCTACGTGATCGCGGGCCGCTGCCAGGTCACGATTGTGGATCAGGCCGGCCTCACGGAGATCATCAATTTCGGGCCGGGCGACACGTGGTCATTTCCGGCAGGCCACGCTCATGCCATCCAGGCCCTCGGTGCATCACCTTGCCACGCCATCCTGACCTTCGATGACGGACGCTACGGCGAACACGGTACGTTCGGTCTGACCGACTTCCTGAGCCGCCTCGATGCCTCCATGCTTCGCACCACGATCGGTGTCCCGGACACGGTGAGACAGCGGCTACCCGAAGGCGAGACCTACATCATGCAGGGGCCGGTGGTGCCGATTGACGGCGACCAAGCCAAGGCGGAGCGGCAGCTCGATGCCAAGCGGTCACATCGGTTCGGCTTGTCTGCGAGCAAGCCGCTGATCGACACTGAGGCGGGATCCCTCCGTGTCGCGCCAGCTTCGGCCTTCCCGATCTCCAGCACGATGACCGGCTTCGTGCAGATCCTGCAGCCCGGAGCAATCCACGGACCGCACTGGCATCCAAACGGGAACGAATGGCAGTTCCTCCTCAAGGGTCGCACGAGGGTGACGATCTTCGAGGCCGAAAAGCGGATGGCGACGGCTGAGTTGGCGCCAGGCGACTGCGCCTACCTGCCTCGTGCCATGGGGCACATCGTACAGAACATCGGGTCCGAGCCATGCCACTTCGTCGGCGTTCACGACGCGGCGGACTATGCCGAGTGCTCCCTTTCCCAGTGGCTCTCGTCCGTGCCGACCCACCTCATCGCCGCCAATCTGGGCCTGACCGAGTCCGAGGTCGCATCGCTTCCACGGCAACCCATCGTCCTCGCAGGCGGGTGA